A region of Nitrospinota bacterium DNA encodes the following proteins:
- a CDS encoding type IV toxin-antitoxin system AbiEi family antitoxin: MRDKYRYDEVFEAALEAFRENFALPGNFVINVVEEYFDPNLRIDKVLQITAYDKRFNFCVEIKNNITMALIGLLKQHKERLPYPLLLATNHATDYIADQLKQNNIEFIDTAGNAYINQPPVFIFVKGNRPPDIFRQVPQKQAFKPTGLKVIFAFLCNLELVNKTYRDIATVAEVALGTIGWVIRDLKEMGYLLQMGKRGYKLINKEDLLNRWVVDYPEKLRPKLILGRFRGNPGWWEQQTLNYEYAQWGGEVAALKLTRYLKPQNITIYTRQRYLNDLLLEHRLRKDINGDIEILKRFWKPVTWQDYKEIVHPILIYADLMATGDQRNIETAKVIYEQNIVRYIRED, translated from the coding sequence ATGCGGGATAAGTATCGATATGATGAAGTTTTTGAGGCTGCTCTGGAAGCTTTCAGGGAGAACTTTGCTTTGCCTGGCAATTTTGTAATTAATGTAGTTGAAGAATATTTTGATCCAAACCTAAGGATAGACAAGGTATTGCAAATTACAGCCTATGACAAGAGATTTAATTTCTGCGTAGAGATAAAAAATAATATTACTATGGCCTTAATCGGATTGCTGAAGCAACATAAAGAAAGACTTCCTTATCCTCTCTTGCTTGCGACTAACCATGCTACAGATTATATTGCAGATCAATTAAAACAAAATAATATAGAATTTATAGATACAGCAGGTAATGCGTATATTAATCAGCCGCCTGTTTTTATTTTTGTTAAAGGGAATAGACCTCCTGATATTTTCAGGCAGGTTCCACAAAAACAAGCTTTTAAACCAACAGGTCTTAAAGTTATTTTTGCTTTCTTATGTAATTTGGAATTAGTAAACAAGACATACCGTGATATTGCAACAGTTGCAGAAGTTGCTCTTGGCACTATTGGGTGGGTTATAAGAGATTTAAAAGAGATGGGTTATCTGTTACAAATGGGAAAACGTGGCTATAAGCTGATTAATAAGGAGGATTTATTGAATCGTTGGGTTGTTGACTATCCAGAAAAATTGAGACCAAAGTTAATATTAGGACGTTTTAGAGGTAATCCAGGTTGGTGGGAACAACAAACTCTTAATTATGAATATGCACAGTGGGGTGGTGAAGTTGCTGCTCTAAAACTAACAAGATATCTAAAACCTCAAAATATTACTATCTATACAAGACAAAGATATCTCAATGATCTGTTATTAGAGCATAGATTAAGAAAAGATATTAATGGTGATATAGAAATTCTTAAACGTTTTTGGAAACCTGTTACCTGGCAAGACTATAAAGAAATTGTCCATCCAATACTTATCTATGCAGACCTTATGGCAACTGGTGACCAGAGAAATATTGAAACAGCAAAGGTGATTTATGAACAAAAT
- a CDS encoding BrnT family toxin produces the protein MDFPKKLGIPDYQFRLIFGKTKIDYDVEKEMVNRQKHGYSLVSAVHLLEKVLLPIKSTPFVTTDAFKENEEVRHIHMGVDDEGNVVYMVTTMRSDETVRVISFRRASEEERELFYSLTGYKS, from the coding sequence ATGGACTTCCCAAAAAAACTCGGTATTCCCGATTATCAATTCAGGTTGATCTTCGGCAAAACCAAGATTGACTATGACGTTGAAAAGGAAATGGTTAACCGTCAAAAGCACGGTTATTCATTAGTAAGCGCAGTTCATTTGCTCGAAAAAGTACTTCTGCCCATCAAGTCAACTCCTTTTGTTACTACCGATGCATTCAAGGAAAATGAGGAAGTCAGGCACATTCACATGGGAGTAGATGACGAAGGAAATGTGGTTTATATGGTTACCACTATGAGATCAGACGAAACAGTAAGGGTAATATCGTTCAGAAGGGCTAGCGAGGAAGAACGGGAGTTGTTTTACTCACTTACAGGTTATAAATCGTAA
- the rlmN gene encoding 23S rRNA (adenine(2503)-C(2))-methyltransferase RlmN, translated as MSEKMKDLRHKKINLKEMILEEITDFVLSLGEKGFRAKQIYQWVFEKRISSIDEMHNLSKDFRELLKEKAFIGRIEKIKVLESSDGSKKYLFGLEDDRVIESVSMPDKKGFTLCISSQIGCRFGCRFCLTGKEGFTRNLKSWEIVDQVLSIREDIEEKSQNIAIMGMGEPLDNYDNVIRAVKQMMAKEGMNISPRRITLSTAGWIPGLKRLKKEGLNINIAVSLNATENETRNLLMPMNRKYSLVQLLQTCREYPLAERKKITFEYVLVKDVNDSIEDATRLAKLLGGLRCKINLIPFIPFEESPFKAPTEERILAFQNHLIKKNFTVMQRKSRGLDIGAGCGHLRSSFVKHSLEEAKD; from the coding sequence TTGAGTGAGAAAATGAAGGATTTAAGGCACAAAAAAATAAACCTCAAAGAGATGATACTCGAAGAGATAACAGATTTTGTCTTAAGCCTCGGCGAGAAAGGCTTCAGGGCAAAACAGATATATCAGTGGGTTTTTGAGAAAAGGATTTCAAGCATTGATGAGATGCACAATCTCTCAAAGGATTTTCGGGAATTGCTGAAAGAAAAGGCTTTCATCGGAAGAATAGAAAAAATCAAGGTTCTGGAATCCTCTGATGGTTCAAAGAAATATCTTTTTGGTCTTGAGGATGACAGGGTAATTGAGAGCGTTTCCATGCCCGATAAAAAAGGATTTACGCTTTGCATCTCTTCTCAGATAGGTTGCCGTTTCGGATGCAGGTTCTGTCTTACTGGAAAAGAGGGATTTACACGAAACCTGAAATCATGGGAGATTGTTGACCAAGTTTTATCCATAAGAGAAGATATCGAGGAGAAAAGCCAGAACATCGCCATTATGGGTATGGGTGAACCGCTCGATAATTACGACAATGTGATAAGGGCTGTAAAACAGATGATGGCAAAGGAAGGGATGAACATCTCTCCTCGGCGAATCACGCTTTCGACCGCAGGGTGGATCCCGGGACTCAAGCGCCTGAAAAAAGAGGGGCTGAATATCAACATCGCTGTTTCCCTGAATGCAACGGAGAATGAAACCAGAAATCTTCTCATGCCGATGAACAGAAAATATTCTCTGGTGCAGCTTCTCCAGACCTGCCGTGAGTACCCGCTTGCTGAAAGAAAGAAAATCACCTTCGAATATGTCCTTGTCAAAGATGTAAATGACTCGATTGAGGATGCGACAAGGCTGGCAAAGCTTCTTGGAGGGTTGCGATGCAAAATCAACCTGATTCCTTTTATCCCCTTTGAGGAATCGCCTTTCAAAGCCCCAACCGAGGAAAGGATTCTTGCCTTTCAGAATCATCTCATCAAAAAGAATTTTACTGTAATGCAGCGGAAAAGCCGAGGATTAGACATCGGAGCGGGCTGCGGTCATCTGAGGAGCTCTTTTGTAAAGCACTCTTTAGAAGAGGCAAAAGATTAA
- a CDS encoding class I SAM-dependent methyltransferase: protein MSSYPKWYYDELRQVGVDYASMDEVLAYDKHMQRIRNIKGEIKKIISDINLSKEQTILEIGTGTGELAIEFSRHCKKVYAIDVSKMMLEFAKEKAKKEKRDNIEFYQAGFLTYEHRGEALDAVISQIALHHLPDFWKMIALRRVYKILKKGGLFYLKDAVFPSDIEDYNSFFQGVIDKIKKKDKRLSVQTETHIRDEYSTLDWIMEGLITKAGFKIVKKSYEKEITAMTYVCSKE from the coding sequence ATGAGTTCTTATCCAAAGTGGTATTACGATGAATTAAGACAGGTGGGAGTGGATTACGCAAGCATGGATGAAGTTTTGGCGTATGATAAGCATATGCAGAGAATACGAAATATAAAGGGGGAAATTAAAAAGATTATTTCGGATATCAACCTCAGCAAAGAGCAGACTATTCTTGAGATCGGCACAGGAACAGGAGAGCTTGCCATTGAGTTTTCCAGACATTGCAAAAAGGTCTATGCGATTGATGTGTCAAAAATGATGCTTGAGTTTGCAAAAGAAAAGGCAAAGAAAGAGAAGAGGGATAATATTGAGTTCTATCAAGCAGGGTTTCTGACCTATGAGCACAGAGGAGAAGCGTTGGATGCAGTCATATCGCAGATTGCGTTGCACCATCTTCCTGATTTTTGGAAGATGATTGCCCTTCGCCGCGTCTATAAGATTTTAAAAAAAGGGGGACTCTTTTATTTAAAGGATGCGGTCTTCCCATCAGACATTGAGGATTACAATAGCTTTTTTCAAGGGGTGATTGATAAAATCAAAAAAAAAGACAAGAGGCTTTCTGTGCAGACTGAGACGCATATCAGAGATGAATACTCAACACTTGATTGGATTATGGAGGGATTAATCACAAAAGCTGGTTTTAAGATTGTGAAAAAAAGCTACGAGAAAGAGATAACAGCCATGACCTATGTCTGCTCAAAAGAATAG